From Macaca fascicularis isolate 582-1 chromosome 14, T2T-MFA8v1.1, a single genomic window includes:
- the IFTAP gene encoding intraflagellar transport-associated protein isoform X2 — MDEEIKPQMSEDLLLLPGEVEQAASTSIPPCIPSVAQPPTCEVKPKPAVKRMDKQTEEILGDEVQPFSLDEEFDYDNVTLTSKFSPAEIETIKELCKQKRKDTSPDLEEPCD, encoded by the exons ATGGATGAAGAGATTAAACCCCAAATGAGTGAGG ATTTGCTGCTTCTTCCAGGAGAAGTGGAGCAGGCTGCAAGCACCAGCATTCCTCCCTGTATCCCTTCTGTAGCCCAGCCTCCTACCTGTGAGGTGAAGCCAAAGCCCGCTGTAAAAAGAATGGACAAACAGACGGAAGAG ATACTTGGAGATGAAGTTCAACCCTTCTCACTTGATGAAGAATTTGACTATGACAATGTGACACTAACCTCCAAGTTTAGTCCtgcagagatagagaccatcaaAGAGTTATGCAAGCAGAAGAGAAAGGACACCAGCCCAGACTTAGAGGAACCCTGTGACTGA